Proteins from one Salinispora arenicola genomic window:
- a CDS encoding xanthine dehydrogenase family protein molybdopterin-binding subunit has translation MSAMAWIGSDHVRHDGTEKVRGEPIYGADRTAEAMTYAVPVSATVGRGRITALDTTAAQRVPGVLAVLTHENLDRLHPADFAYGVGSASASYQPMQDAVVAYRGQPIALVVAETLEAAAEAAGLVTAGYEVEPFAVTLDDPAAESVDQAQAVPTFPVLEIGEGDRLLDQAPVVVDATYGTPAQHHNGLELLSTVAEWKDGSLLIHEGTQAAGRVRHALANQLGIPMEMVRAVAPYLGGGFGQRTGQTFNTVLAALAARRIGRPVKLIVPRADVFHMVHFRPASRHRIRLGARDDGTITSLVHDAHAQTSRHDLMPFWGPEVSSRMYGIPNFRGTTTLVRLDTQTPGYMRAPMEMVTMFAVESALDELAERLHVDPVELRRRHDTATDPLTGRPFSSRRLKQCLDRGAERFGWSRRDPAAGSMRADDGSLVGWGMAAGCYPGIASAAGSRIRLHENGTADVAVSGHEMGQGIRTVIALVAAESLGLPPDRIRITIGDTRVAPQPETGGSWGTATAVPAVRDAANDIRAQLHQIAAARGESVATVDVTECRLADGRLVGPDNSGPLMTGLLMAAGRSSVEATGQYYAPGQQPSEAPTLAPARKSAVMADVGSAFVGPAFPGFVTWSYIAHFVEVRVGARVRRPRVTRMLSVIDCGRVISRRTATSQALGGLVWGISTALSEESIVDPRYGGFLNSNLGDYKMPVNADIPTLDVDFIDEPDPSFSAFGIKGLGEVVHVGAAAAITNATYHATGVRVRDLPVHIEDLMTETSR, from the coding sequence ATGAGCGCCATGGCCTGGATCGGCTCCGACCATGTCCGCCACGACGGCACCGAGAAGGTCCGCGGCGAACCGATCTATGGTGCCGATCGCACGGCCGAGGCGATGACGTACGCGGTCCCGGTCAGTGCGACCGTGGGCCGGGGCCGGATCACGGCGCTCGACACTACCGCCGCGCAGCGGGTGCCGGGCGTGCTCGCGGTGCTCACACACGAGAACCTGGACCGCCTGCACCCGGCCGACTTCGCCTATGGCGTGGGGAGCGCGAGCGCGAGCTACCAGCCGATGCAGGACGCCGTCGTGGCCTACCGGGGTCAACCGATCGCGCTTGTCGTGGCTGAGACCCTGGAGGCCGCGGCGGAAGCCGCCGGGTTGGTGACCGCCGGGTACGAGGTCGAACCGTTCGCCGTCACACTCGACGATCCGGCCGCCGAATCGGTCGACCAGGCGCAGGCGGTGCCCACGTTCCCGGTGCTGGAGATCGGCGAGGGTGATCGACTACTCGACCAGGCGCCGGTCGTGGTCGACGCCACCTACGGCACGCCGGCGCAGCACCACAACGGGCTGGAGCTGCTGTCCACCGTCGCCGAGTGGAAGGACGGGTCACTTCTCATCCATGAGGGCACTCAGGCGGCGGGACGCGTACGGCACGCGCTGGCGAATCAGCTCGGGATCCCGATGGAAATGGTCCGGGCAGTCGCGCCATACCTCGGTGGCGGCTTCGGCCAGCGCACCGGTCAGACGTTCAACACGGTGCTCGCTGCTCTCGCCGCGCGGCGGATCGGCCGGCCGGTGAAGCTGATCGTCCCGCGGGCCGACGTGTTCCACATGGTGCACTTTCGTCCGGCGTCCCGGCACCGCATCCGGCTCGGTGCACGGGACGACGGCACGATCACCTCCCTGGTGCACGACGCGCATGCGCAAACGTCACGCCACGATCTGATGCCGTTCTGGGGGCCGGAAGTCTCGTCCCGCATGTACGGCATCCCGAACTTTCGCGGCACGACCACGCTGGTGCGTCTCGACACCCAGACGCCCGGCTACATGCGGGCGCCGATGGAGATGGTGACGATGTTCGCGGTGGAGAGCGCGCTGGACGAACTCGCCGAGCGGCTACACGTCGACCCGGTCGAGCTACGCCGGCGCCACGACACCGCCACCGACCCGCTGACCGGCAGACCGTTCTCCTCGCGGCGACTCAAGCAGTGCCTCGATCGGGGTGCCGAGCGGTTCGGGTGGTCCAGACGCGATCCGGCGGCCGGGTCGATGCGCGCCGACGACGGCAGTCTCGTCGGCTGGGGTATGGCGGCGGGCTGCTATCCCGGCATCGCCTCCGCCGCCGGCTCCCGGATACGGCTGCACGAAAACGGCACGGCGGACGTCGCGGTCAGCGGACACGAGATGGGCCAGGGGATTCGCACCGTGATCGCGCTGGTCGCGGCCGAATCTCTCGGCCTGCCGCCAGATCGAATCCGCATCACCATCGGAGACACCCGGGTCGCTCCTCAGCCAGAAACCGGCGGTTCGTGGGGAACCGCCACCGCTGTGCCCGCGGTCCGGGACGCGGCCAACGATATCCGGGCCCAACTACATCAGATCGCCGCCGCCCGTGGCGAGTCCGTCGCCACCGTCGACGTCACCGAGTGCCGACTGGCAGACGGCAGGCTGGTCGGCCCGGACAATTCGGGGCCACTGATGACCGGGCTCCTGATGGCCGCCGGCCGCTCCTCGGTTGAGGCGACGGGGCAGTACTACGCCCCGGGGCAGCAGCCGTCCGAGGCCCCGACCCTGGCTCCGGCACGGAAGAGCGCGGTGATGGCGGACGTCGGCAGTGCCTTCGTGGGCCCGGCGTTCCCCGGTTTCGTCACCTGGTCCTACATCGCCCACTTCGTCGAGGTCCGCGTCGGAGCCCGGGTCCGCCGACCGCGGGTCACCCGGATGCTGTCGGTGATCGACTGCGGCCGGGTGATCAGTCGGCGTACCGCCACCAGCCAGGCACTGGGCGGCCTGGTCTGGGGCATCAGCACCGCGCTCAGTGAGGAGAGCATCGTGGACCCCCGCTACGGCGGGTTCCTCAACTCCAACCTGGGCGACTACAAGATGCCGGTGAACGCCGACATACCCACGCTCGACGTCGACTTCATCGACGAGCCCGACCCCTCGTTCAGCGCGTTCGGCATCAAGGGCCTGGGGGAGGTCGTCCATGTCGGGGCAGCAGCCGCGATCACCAACGCCACCTACCACGCAACCGGCGTCCGGGTCCGGGATCTGCCCGTACACATCGAGGACCTGATGACGGAGACCTCCCGATGA